In the Marinomonas algicola genome, one interval contains:
- a CDS encoding type II secretion system F family protein, translated as MMNLFILVLCIGLLCMYSGIRTIGSRLNFLDEQKESSIETSINDNSAIDLEQLSHIPWYRRVSRAYSNLLKELGVFPTLKLSLYLMSSLLIGYFLNDIFLKFDLIYVLPFVFFLSVLLGVQLLNRHAKKKFDEFFPEALNMLASAISAGESLMHSIIYVGENIDNSVGKEFKRMGEHLKIGDSPDEVFRKACVRFPYPSFRFFVITMRANIARGGQLRHVIVNLNRIMFEARAIDKKKFALTSEARASAKIVFSIPFLFLFGVMRFLMPENYFFVMEDDVGRQILYYMLISEAIGMLIIYFIMKGVKA; from the coding sequence ATGATGAATCTATTTATACTTGTTCTCTGTATTGGTTTGTTATGCATGTATTCAGGAATAAGGACAATAGGGAGTAGATTAAACTTTTTGGATGAGCAAAAAGAGTCTTCTATTGAAACCTCTATAAATGATAATAGCGCCATAGATTTAGAACAGCTGAGTCATATTCCTTGGTATCGAAGAGTGTCCAGAGCCTATTCAAATTTATTAAAAGAGTTGGGGGTATTCCCTACATTAAAGTTGAGTTTGTATTTAATGTCATCACTACTCATTGGCTATTTCTTGAATGATATTTTTTTGAAATTTGACTTGATATATGTCTTACCCTTTGTTTTTTTCTTGAGTGTGTTGCTTGGTGTGCAGTTATTAAATCGGCATGCAAAGAAAAAATTCGACGAGTTTTTTCCTGAAGCATTAAATATGCTAGCTAGTGCTATTTCGGCTGGCGAGAGTTTAATGCATTCAATTATTTATGTCGGAGAAAATATAGACAACTCGGTTGGGAAAGAGTTTAAACGGATGGGAGAGCATTTAAAGATAGGAGACTCACCTGATGAGGTCTTTAGAAAAGCATGTGTGCGATTCCCTTATCCATCGTTTCGTTTCTTTGTGATTACTATGAGAGCGAATATTGCTAGGGGGGGGCAATTAAGGCATGTAATTGTGAATTTAAACAGGATTATGTTTGAAGCAAGAGCCATAGATAAGAAAAAATTTGCTTTAACATCAGAGGCGCGAGCCTCTGCAAAAATTGTATTTTCAATACCATTTTTGTTTTTATTTGGCGTGATGCGTTTTTTAATGCCAGAAAATTATTTTTTTGTTATGGAAGATGACGTTGGTCGTCAAATTTTATATTACATGCTTATTAGCGAAGCTATTGGTATGTTAATAATTTATTTTATTATGAAGGGGGTGAAGGCATGA